The following are encoded in a window of Sminthopsis crassicaudata isolate SCR6 chromosome 3, ASM4859323v1, whole genome shotgun sequence genomic DNA:
- the LOC141559903 gene encoding olfactory receptor 52D1-like, with protein MNFVLTGIPGLEAAHIWISIPFVLMYLLAVVGNALVMMVIAGDRNLHEPMYIFLAMLALNDVILCTVTVPKMLIIFWRGPTISTFAGCLTQMFFVHALFLSESAILLAMAYDRYVAICTPLHYTSLLTTSIIGKLGLALISRSVVVVIPGVLLILRLPFCRTNVIPHTYCENMGIAKLACASIKVNSIYGLTAAFLTTGLDFILIAISYGLILRAVLGLPSREARAKAFGTCGTHICVILVFYTLAFFSFFTHRFGPRVPHHAHILLANLYLLVPPTMNPIVYGVKTKEIRVRVLGLFNQQKSS; from the coding sequence ATGAACTTCGTGCTAACAGGTATCCCAGGGCTAGAAGCAGCACACATATGGATCTCCATCCCTTTTGTTCTTATGTACCTTCTGGCTGTAGTGGGCAATGCCCTCGTTATGATGGTGATAGCCGGGGACAGGAATCTCCATGAGCCCATGTACATCTTCTTGGCCATGTTGGCACTCAATGATGTCATCCTCTGTACAGTCACTGTACCAAAAATGCTTATTATCTTCTGGAGAGGTCCAACTATCTCCACTTTTGCAGGCTGCCTCACTCAGATGTTCTTTGTTCATGCTTTGTTCCTCTCAGAATCAGCTATACTCCTTGCCATGGCCTATGACCGCTATGTAGCCATCTGTACACCTCTCCACTATACTTCTTTACTGACCACATCTATTATTGGAAAGCTAGGTCTGGCCCTGATATCCCGGAGTGTGGTTGTGGTCATTCCTGGTGTCCTTCTTATCCTTCGTCTGCCCTTTTGCCGGACCAATGTCATCCCTCACACCTACTGTGAGAACATGGGCATAGCCAAACTGGCTTGTGCCAGTATCAAAGTGAACAGTATCTATGGGCTTACAGCAGCCTTCCTCACCACAGGCCTGGACTTTATTCTTATTGCTATCTCCTATGGGCTAATTCTCCGAGCAGTGCTGGGACTACCCTCACGTGAAGCCCGAGCAAAGGCCTTTGGGACATGCGGGACACATATTTGTGTTATCCTAGTTTTCTACACACtggccttcttttctttcttcacccACCGCTTTGGTCCACGTGTTCCCCACCATGCTCATATCCTCCTTGCCAACCTTTACCTACTGGTACCTCCTACAATGAACCCCATTGTCTATGGGGTGAAGACAAAAGAAATACGAGTGCGTGTACTAGGTCTTTTTAACCAGCAAAAGTCTTCTTAA
- the LOC141559902 gene encoding olfactory receptor 52D1-like — MSFSNRTNLHPSTFILIGIPGLENAHIWISIPFCLVYMVALLGNFALLFIIKTDTSLHEPMYLFLCMLAVTDLVVCTIAIPKLLSLFWFKDREIRFEACLTQVFLIHSCSTMESGFFLAMAFDRYVAICKPLRHSAILTHTVIGSLGLAIVFRGALLISPHPFLLKWLPYCKTNIISHTYCEFMALIKLACAETRIRRAYSLIVAFLTGGLDFILIICSYILILHAVFQLPSKEARLKTLGTCGSHVCVILVSYIPAFFSFLTHRFGHHVPPHIHIFVANIYLLVPPMVNPIIYGVRTKRIRERILKVFSPLKT; from the coding sequence ATGTCATTCTCTAACAGGACCAATCTTCATCCCTCTACTTTCATTCTGATTGGAATCCCAGGATTAGAGAATGCACACATTTGGATCTCCATCCCCTTCTGCCTGGTGTACATGGTGGCTCTGCTGGGAAACTTTGCTTTACTATTCATCATTAAGACTGACACTAGTCTTCATGAGCCCATGTACCTCTTCCTTTGCATGCTGGCTGTGACAGACCTGGTCGTGTGCACTATTGCAATACCCAAGCTTCTCAGCCTCTTCTGGTTCAAAGATAGAGAAATCCGATTTGAAGCTTGCCTGACACAAGTATTTTTGATTCATTCCTGCTCCACAATGGAATCTGGTTTCTTTCTGGCTATGGCATTTGACCGCTATGTGGCCATATGTAAACCTCTTAGGCATTCAGCAATCCTGACCCACACAGTCATTGGAAGCTTGGGGTTGGCTATTGTTTTCCGTGGAGCTTTGCTAATCAGTCCTCATCCCTTTCTACTGAAGTGGCTTCCCTACTGCAAGACTAATATCATATCTCATACCTACTGTGAGTTCATGGCATTGATCAAACTGGCCTGTGCTGAGACCAGAATACGTAGAGCTTATAGCCTAATTGTTGCATTCCTTACTGGAGGACTCGATTTCATATTAATCATCTGTTCCTACATTCTCATTCTCCATGCTGTCTTCCAGCTCCCTTCTAAGGAAGCACGTCTGAAGACCCTGGGAACCTGTGGATCTCATGTCTGTGTCATATTAGTTTCTTACATTCCAGCCTTCTTCTCATTCCTCACACATAGATTTGGACACCATGTTCCTCCTCATATCCATATTTTTGTAGCTAATATCTATTTATTGGTCCCTCCTATGGTAAATCCTATCATCTATGGAGTAAGAACAAAGAGAATCCGGGAAAGAATTCTCAAAGTCTTTAGTCCCCTGAAGACTTGA